In Anaerolineae bacterium, the genomic stretch AAAAGCCCAAGTTGGGCTATGCTAAATCAAGTTCTGGCCAAACTAACAGCCAAAAATAAATCCGCGCTTATTGGGGAATGCGCGCAGGCCGCTTTGGCGGCGGGGACTCCCCACACTCAATAAGCCTCTAACCATCAGGAGGTTCATTGAAATGTTAAAGCAACGGATTATCAAACTTGTAATTGGTTTAGCTTTGCTGGTAGCGGTAGCGGGTGGAACCGGGATTGTGGTTGACTCGCTGGGGGCCTCAATCACCTCGCCGGCGCATGCCTGTAACAGCAGCGGGACCAGCGGCGGCGGGTGTTAGCCCCGTTTATGTAATTGGATGCGTGTCGCCGTGGTTTGGCCAGACATTGCCTCATGCAAACTGCGGCGGCACTTATCAACCCGGTTCCAGTGTGAATAAAAACGTTTGGGCCGGTCGTAACGGTTTAACAGTTGTTCCGCTTCAGCCAGGTAGAGGCTACTCTGCCGGGAATGGCCGCGAGCCAATTCATACTCAGCCAGGTAGGTGATGGCCTGAATTTCGTTGTATTTGCTGTCAAGGGTGCGCCAGGCGGCCAGGGCGGATTTTAGATAAAATTCCGCCTCGGGCCAGCATTGTTGTTCAAGATAAACCAGGCCCAAATTATCTTGCATCAAAGCCAGGCCGCGGGCATTGGCGTGATCTTGAAAAATGGTTTCTGCCCGGCGGAGATGGGTTTCGGCTTTGGCGTACTCTTGCTTGAGGCGATAGGCCTGGCCGATGTTTATATAAATTGTGCCGACGGCCAGTTTGTCGCCGGTAAGTTGAGCAAACTCAAGGGCCTTGCGTGAGTTAAGCAAAACCTTGCCTGGACAATCAGTATCTAAATAGAGCGCGCCCAGGTTGATGTAACCGCGCATCAAGCCGTGCCGGTCGTCCAGCTGCTGCCAGATAGCGCACGCTTGCTGCAAATGTTGTTCGGCCTGGGACCACTGCTCTTGCCGCAGGTACAAACAGCCCAGGTGATTATGAGTGTGCGCCAGGCCATGCTGGCTGTCAATTTGGGCAAAAAGGTCAAGGGCGTGGCAGCACAACACTTCTGCCCGGTACCACTGCCCGGTTTCCACATAATGATAGCCCAAATTAGAACAGGCCCGGGCTTCACTAAACCGGTCACCCGTTTGCCGGGCCAGGTGAATGGTTTGCCGGTAGTAACGACAGGCTTCTTGAAAGTGGTTTTGTTGAAATAGCAACCGGGCCAACAACGCCGACAGGCCAACCATCCCTGCTTTATCTCTGGTAGATTCGGCCAGCCTGATCGCCCGACGCAACACGCCGTGCCACACCTCCCAATGGCCGCCCCGCTCCATGTAGGTTGAAAAAGTTGTCACCAGAGAATAGGTGGTTGACCAGGCGACCTGGCCCAGGTCAAGGCCAAATAGGATGGCCCGGACAATGCTGTTTCGCTCAAGATTGACAACGGTTATATTTGCGCTGTTGACCTGCGCTAACCACGCCTGCCAATATTCCAAATTAAGCAAGGTGGTTTCTTGAAAAAATTGCGTGCGGCGTTGGTTATCACTCAGGCTAACGATTGCCACGTGATGGCCTCGGTAAGCAAAAAGGTTTCGGTGAGACGGTGGATGGAATACCGGCGTTTCTCCAATCCGCCCTTGACCTGCACTAACGATAACGTAATCAATTGTTGCAGGGCC encodes the following:
- a CDS encoding tetratricopeptide repeat protein — its product is MAIVSLSDNQRRTQFFQETTLLNLEYWQAWLAQVNSANITVVNLERNSIVRAILFGLDLGQVAWSTTYSLVTTFSTYMERGGHWEVWHGVLRRAIRLAESTRDKAGMVGLSALLARLLFQQNHFQEACRYYRQTIHLARQTGDRFSEARACSNLGYHYVETGQWYRAEVLCCHALDLFAQIDSQHGLAHTHNHLGCLYLRQEQWSQAEQHLQQACAIWQQLDDRHGLMRGYINLGALYLDTDCPGKVLLNSRKALEFAQLTGDKLAVGTIYINIGQAYRLKQEYAKAETHLRRAETIFQDHANARGLALMQDNLGLVYLEQQCWPEAEFYLKSALAAWRTLDSKYNEIQAITYLAEYELARGHSRQSSLYLAEAEQLLNRYDRPKRFYSHWNRVDKCRRSLHEAMSGQTTATRIQLHKRG